The Streptomyces sp. HUAS CB01 genome has a segment encoding these proteins:
- a CDS encoding SDR family oxidoreductase yields MKVVVIGGTGLIGSKVVGKLTEHGHEAVPAAPNTGVNTLTGEGLAEVLEGASVVVDVSNSPSFEEKAVMDFFRTSTTNLLKAEAEAGVTHHVALSVVGTERLEENGYFRAKLAQEGLIKTSGIPYSIVHATQFFEFVKGIADAATEGDVVRVPDARIQPMFSDDVATAVARTAVGTPLDGVIEVCGPDEFAFDEFIRKGLAADNDPRTVVADPHARYFGAELEEASLLPGSDARIGATRFTDWLARKQ; encoded by the coding sequence ATGAAGGTCGTCGTGATCGGCGGAACCGGACTCATCGGCTCGAAGGTGGTCGGCAAGCTCACGGAGCACGGCCACGAAGCCGTACCGGCCGCACCCAACACCGGCGTCAACACCCTCACCGGCGAGGGCCTGGCCGAGGTCCTGGAGGGCGCCTCGGTCGTGGTCGACGTCTCGAACTCCCCCTCGTTCGAGGAGAAGGCCGTCATGGACTTCTTCCGCACCTCGACGACGAACCTCCTGAAGGCGGAGGCAGAGGCCGGTGTGACCCACCACGTCGCGCTCTCCGTCGTCGGCACCGAACGGCTCGAGGAGAACGGCTACTTCCGCGCCAAGCTGGCGCAGGAGGGGCTGATCAAGACGTCGGGCATCCCGTACTCCATCGTCCACGCCACGCAGTTCTTCGAGTTCGTGAAGGGCATCGCGGACGCGGCGACCGAGGGCGACGTCGTGCGGGTGCCCGACGCCAGGATCCAGCCCATGTTCTCCGACGACGTGGCCACCGCCGTGGCCCGCACGGCCGTCGGCACGCCCCTCGACGGCGTGATCGAGGTCTGCGGTCCCGACGAGTTCGCGTTCGACGAGTTCATCCGCAAGGGCCTCGCCGCCGACAACGACCCCCGTACCGTGGTGGCCGACCCCCACGCCCGGTACTTCGGCGCCGAGCTCGAAGAGGCCAGCCTCCTTCCCGGCTCCGACGCCCGCATCGGCGCGACCCGCTTCACCGACTGGCTCGCGCGGAAGCAGTAG
- a CDS encoding DinB family protein has product MGTESARTDRLGLLLEQFDQAREMAQVRLTGLSDEEYLWEPVPHCWSIRRRGDAVTPRAYGPGEWVLDKGAPDIPANEYAEVARQAAGGMTIAKIADDWSVSVERVEQVLAHTGEPEPDDTPITTIAWRLGHVHSCFAGQWEWTFGERRQEPGLLVDFTPSAALALERLWATIDRWRDSVGSVTDEQLDTVGFSQYPYGSDPDDPFISVVAGANLEFIHHMAEIALLRDLWRARFAAAGPATRGH; this is encoded by the coding sequence ATGGGGACCGAGAGCGCACGGACCGACCGTTTGGGGTTGCTGCTCGAACAGTTCGACCAGGCAAGGGAGATGGCCCAGGTACGGCTGACGGGGCTGAGTGACGAGGAGTACCTGTGGGAGCCGGTGCCGCACTGCTGGTCGATCCGGCGGCGGGGCGATGCGGTGACGCCCAGGGCGTACGGTCCGGGCGAGTGGGTGCTCGACAAGGGCGCACCGGACATCCCGGCGAACGAGTACGCCGAGGTCGCCCGGCAGGCCGCCGGCGGGATGACGATCGCCAAGATCGCCGATGACTGGAGCGTGAGCGTCGAGAGGGTCGAGCAGGTCCTCGCCCACACCGGTGAGCCCGAGCCCGACGACACGCCGATCACGACCATCGCGTGGCGGCTGGGACACGTGCACTCCTGCTTCGCGGGCCAGTGGGAGTGGACCTTCGGCGAACGGCGGCAGGAGCCCGGACTGCTGGTCGACTTCACCCCGTCCGCCGCCCTGGCCCTTGAGAGGCTCTGGGCGACGATCGACCGCTGGCGCGACAGCGTCGGGTCCGTCACGGACGAGCAGCTCGACACGGTCGGCTTCTCGCAGTACCCGTACGGCTCCGACCCCGACGACCCGTTCATCAGCGTGGTCGCCGGCGCCAATCTCGAATTCATCCACCACATGGCCGAGATCGCGTTGCTCCGCGATCTGTGGCGGGCCCGCTTCGCCGCTGCCGGACCGGCCACCCGCGGGCACTGA
- the aceE gene encoding pyruvate dehydrogenase (acetyl-transferring), homodimeric type: MTDSARPTPSSVTSELDQLPDRDAEETAEWQASLDAVIRHAGPDRAAYLLRRVHEHATRSGIVLPRLLSTDYINTIPASAQPAFPGDIAMESRITAVNRWNAAAMVTRGSHLGLGGHISTYASAAWLYEIGFNHFFRGKDQDGSGDQLFLQGHASPGIYARVFLEGRLKEDQLDGFRREADGNGLPSYPHPRRLPWLWEFPTVSMGLGPLAAVYQARFNRYLHDRGIKDTSGSHVWAFLGDGETDEPEATAALTLAAREGLDNLTFVVNCNLQRLDGPVRSNSKIVQELEARFRGAGWHVVKSLWGEAWDPVLRQDTDGALVRRLGEVPDAQMQTYAARDAAYLRKHFFTGDALSGIAAGLSDTQLTELFGNSRGGHEPLKVYAAYRAATEHRGAPTVILAQTVKGHTLGPEFESRNANHQMKKLTMPQFRHLRDVLELPIPDSALSGDVVPYWHPGEDSPEVRYLRERRAALGGPAPVRKVVAKPLPQPPSRPFEALQKGFGKQEVATTMALVRLVKDLMRAEETGRRWVPIIPDEARTFGMESLFPTAGIYSPDGQNYEPVDADQLLHYRESKNGQLIDEGITEAGSVAEFTAAATSYATHGEPMIPFYIFYAMFGFQRTGDQFWALADQLGRGFVVGATAGRTTMTGEGLQHADGHSHLLASTNPAVLSYDPAFAYEIAVIVREGLRRMYGEQPEDVFYYLTVYNESKQQPPMPSGPSVEEGILRGMYPYRQAKPGGTGPRIQLLASGTAIHWALEAQDLLQTRWGVQADVWSVTSWTELRRDALGADEARLRGEPRVPYVARALSDAPGPVLAVSDWMRQVPDQISQWVEQDYSSLGTDGFGLSDTREAVRRHFRVDAESIVVAALDQLARTGAVDPEVVARARDHQGRSE, from the coding sequence ATGACTGACTCGGCCCGTCCCACGCCGTCCTCCGTGACCAGTGAGCTCGACCAACTTCCCGACCGTGACGCCGAAGAGACCGCGGAGTGGCAGGCGTCGCTGGACGCCGTCATACGGCACGCGGGGCCGGACCGGGCGGCGTACCTGTTGCGACGAGTCCACGAGCACGCGACCCGCTCCGGGATAGTCCTGCCCCGGCTTCTCTCCACCGACTACATCAACACGATTCCGGCCTCGGCCCAGCCCGCGTTTCCGGGCGACATCGCGATGGAGTCCCGGATCACCGCCGTCAACAGGTGGAACGCGGCGGCCATGGTGACCCGCGGCTCCCACCTGGGCCTCGGCGGCCACATCTCCACCTACGCCTCGGCGGCGTGGCTCTACGAGATCGGGTTCAACCACTTCTTCAGGGGCAAGGACCAGGACGGTTCGGGCGACCAGCTGTTCCTGCAGGGACACGCGTCGCCGGGAATCTACGCCCGTGTCTTCCTCGAGGGCCGTCTGAAGGAGGACCAGCTCGACGGGTTCCGGCGGGAGGCGGACGGCAACGGGCTGCCGTCGTACCCCCACCCCAGGCGTCTGCCGTGGCTGTGGGAGTTCCCCACCGTCTCCATGGGCCTCGGCCCCCTCGCCGCCGTCTACCAGGCCCGGTTCAACCGCTACCTGCACGACCGCGGTATCAAGGACACCTCCGGATCGCACGTGTGGGCCTTCCTCGGCGACGGGGAGACGGACGAGCCCGAGGCGACGGCCGCACTGACGCTCGCCGCCCGGGAAGGTCTCGACAACCTCACCTTCGTCGTCAACTGCAATCTGCAGCGCCTGGACGGTCCCGTACGGTCCAACTCCAAGATCGTGCAGGAACTCGAGGCCCGGTTCCGCGGAGCGGGCTGGCACGTGGTGAAGTCGCTCTGGGGCGAGGCCTGGGACCCCGTCCTCCGGCAGGACACCGACGGCGCCCTCGTCCGCCGCCTCGGTGAGGTGCCCGACGCCCAGATGCAGACGTACGCCGCCCGGGACGCCGCCTACCTGCGCAAGCACTTCTTCACCGGTGACGCCCTCTCCGGCATCGCCGCAGGGCTGAGCGACACCCAGCTCACCGAACTGTTCGGGAACTCGCGCGGCGGGCACGAGCCGCTCAAGGTCTACGCCGCGTACCGGGCCGCGACGGAGCACCGCGGCGCGCCGACCGTCATCCTCGCCCAGACCGTGAAGGGACACACGCTGGGGCCGGAGTTCGAGTCGCGCAACGCCAACCACCAGATGAAGAAGCTGACCATGCCGCAGTTCCGCCACCTGCGCGACGTGCTGGAGCTGCCCATCCCGGACAGCGCGCTGAGCGGGGACGTGGTGCCGTACTGGCATCCCGGGGAGGACTCGCCCGAGGTGCGGTACCTGCGTGAGCGGCGTGCCGCTCTGGGCGGCCCCGCCCCGGTCCGGAAGGTGGTCGCCAAGCCCCTTCCCCAGCCGCCGTCGCGCCCCTTCGAAGCCCTGCAGAAGGGCTTCGGCAAGCAGGAGGTGGCCACCACGATGGCGCTCGTCCGTCTCGTGAAGGACCTGATGCGCGCCGAGGAGACGGGCCGGCGCTGGGTGCCGATCATCCCGGACGAAGCCCGTACTTTCGGCATGGAGTCGCTCTTCCCGACGGCCGGCATCTACTCGCCCGACGGCCAGAACTACGAACCGGTCGACGCGGACCAGCTGCTCCACTACCGGGAGTCCAAGAACGGCCAGTTGATCGACGAGGGCATCACCGAGGCCGGCTCCGTGGCAGAGTTCACCGCCGCGGCGACCTCGTACGCCACGCACGGCGAGCCCATGATCCCCTTCTACATCTTCTACGCCATGTTCGGGTTCCAGCGCACCGGTGACCAGTTCTGGGCGCTCGCCGACCAGTTGGGGCGCGGGTTCGTCGTCGGGGCGACGGCCGGGCGCACGACCATGACCGGAGAGGGCCTTCAGCACGCCGACGGCCATTCCCATCTGCTGGCGTCGACCAATCCGGCAGTGCTGAGCTACGACCCCGCCTTCGCGTACGAGATCGCGGTGATCGTCAGGGAAGGGCTGCGGCGGATGTACGGCGAGCAGCCCGAGGACGTCTTCTACTACCTGACCGTGTACAACGAGTCGAAGCAGCAGCCGCCCATGCCCTCCGGGCCCTCGGTCGAGGAGGGAATCCTGCGCGGGATGTACCCGTACCGGCAGGCGAAGCCCGGCGGCACCGGTCCGCGGATCCAGCTGCTGGCATCCGGCACCGCCATCCACTGGGCCCTGGAGGCCCAGGACCTCCTCCAGACGCGCTGGGGCGTCCAGGCCGACGTCTGGTCGGTGACCTCCTGGACCGAACTGCGCCGTGACGCGCTCGGCGCGGACGAGGCGAGGCTGCGCGGCGAGCCGCGCGTCCCGTACGTGGCCCGCGCGCTGTCGGACGCACCGGGTCCGGTCCTGGCCGTCAGCGACTGGATGCGCCAGGTGCCCGACCAGATCAGCCAGTGGGTCGAGCAGGACTACTCGTCCCTGGGGACGGATGGTTTCGGCCTGTCGGACACCCGCGAGGCGGTGCGGCGCCACTTCCGCGTGGACGCCGAGTCGATCGTCGTCGCGGCCCTGGACCAGTTGGCCCGGACCGGAGCGGTCGACCCGGAGGTCGTCGCCCGGGCCCGCGACCACCAGGGCCGCTCCGAGTAG